A single region of the Pseudomonas mandelii genome encodes:
- a CDS encoding DUF2796 domain-containing protein, producing MRRLLLALPFALLPLTVAHAAEEHDHDHEHGSLSAHEHGVARLNAALDGQTLELELESPAMNLVGFEHAATTDADKAKVAAARAQLEKPLALFNLPKAAGCVVATQELESPLFGDKPDADDDHDAKDEHHHDHSEIHAHYQFTCSAPGALKTLDLANIFNTFPATQKIQVQLISPSGQQGVEVTAKAAALKF from the coding sequence ATGCGCCGTCTGCTGCTCGCTCTGCCGTTCGCCCTGTTGCCGCTGACCGTCGCCCACGCGGCTGAAGAACATGATCATGACCATGAACACGGCAGCCTCAGCGCCCACGAACATGGCGTCGCTCGCCTGAATGCAGCGCTGGACGGTCAGACCCTGGAGCTGGAGCTGGAAAGCCCGGCGATGAACCTGGTGGGCTTCGAACACGCTGCCACCACTGACGCCGACAAGGCCAAAGTGGCCGCCGCTCGTGCGCAGCTTGAGAAACCGTTGGCACTGTTCAACCTGCCGAAAGCCGCCGGTTGCGTAGTGGCGACCCAGGAACTGGAAAGCCCGTTGTTCGGTGACAAGCCGGATGCTGATGACGATCACGATGCCAAAGACGAACATCATCACGACCACAGCGAAATCCACGCCCATTACCAATTCACCTGCTCAGCCCCGGGCGCGCTGAAAACCCTGGACCTGGCCAATATCTTCAACACTTTCCCAGCCACTCAGAAGATTCAGGTACAGCTGATCAGCCCGAGCGGGCAGCAAGGGGTTGAAGTGACGGCCAAGGCTGCCGCTCTCAAGTTCTGA
- a CDS encoding ABC transporter ATP-binding protein encodes MTQALIELSDLGFSWPGHPPLLDIPAFRLEPGETLFLKGPSGSGKTTLLGLLGGVQKPDRGSIRLLGQELTELGAGARDRFRVDHTGYIFQQFNLLPFLSVRENVELPCHFSKLRAERAKQRHGSVDQAAATLLAHLGLKDESLLSRRADSLSIGQQQRVAAARALIGQPELVIADEPTSALDYDARENFIRLLFAECREAGSSLLFVSHDQSLAPLFDRHLSLADLNRAATPSEV; translated from the coding sequence ATGACCCAAGCACTCATCGAACTGTCCGACCTGGGCTTCAGCTGGCCCGGTCACCCGCCGCTGCTGGACATCCCGGCGTTTCGCCTGGAGCCCGGCGAAACCCTGTTCCTCAAAGGCCCCAGCGGTAGTGGCAAGACCACCCTGCTTGGCCTGCTTGGGGGCGTTCAGAAACCCGATCGCGGCAGCATCCGCCTGCTGGGCCAGGAGCTGACCGAACTCGGCGCCGGCGCGCGTGACCGCTTTCGCGTCGATCACACCGGCTATATCTTCCAGCAGTTCAACCTGCTGCCGTTTCTCTCGGTGCGCGAGAACGTCGAGTTGCCCTGCCACTTTTCCAAACTGCGCGCCGAGCGGGCGAAACAGCGCCACGGCAGCGTCGACCAGGCCGCCGCCACTTTGCTGGCTCACTTGGGCCTGAAGGATGAAAGCCTCCTCAGCCGCCGCGCCGATTCGCTGTCCATCGGCCAGCAGCAACGGGTCGCCGCCGCGCGCGCGTTGATTGGTCAGCCGGAGCTGGTGATCGCCGACGAACCGACCTCGGCCCTGGACTACGACGCTCGCGAAAACTTCATTCGCCTGCTGTTCGCCGAATGCCGTGAAGCCGGCTCGAGCCTGTTGTTTGTCAGCCATGACCAGAGTCTCGCGCCGCTGTTCGATCGCCACCTGTCGCTGGCCGATCTCAATCGCGCCGCCACCCCGTCCGAGGTCTGA